The DNA segment TATTAATTAGGTTATGTAAATGTAGCGCCATAATATTTTCAAGGATACAATGAAGTGataatcaacaatattatgtAGCGcgtgaattttaaattttgaatctTATTCCCTTCCGTCATCCATTATAGTTGCCTAAAAACAATATCAATCGTTCATTCACTGTTTGCATTGATATCTATGTTTATTCACCATACCACGTGATCCAACGGCTGGGATTTACCTGATTCGTGGCTCACTTCGCACGCGCCGTCCCGGATTTGTTGCTTTGTTGCTGTGCGCACTTTGGGGAACCACCTAGTTCCGTCCTGATTAAGCAACCAATGTCCATTGGCTAAGTAGTACGATCTCAAAGTTATGATCTGCTAGCGGCACTTGGTCAATTACTTTCacattatttattattattagatAAATGATGTAGCTGTCAAAGTTGCACTTTTGCGGTAATAAATAAGCTTACCTTAGAATGAGTGCTGCCATTATTGGATTAAAACTTTAATATAGAATTTCGAAAGATTTCATTGTTTAAACCATTACGAGTATTATTGTTCGGTGTCTTTTCTGCCACACCATAAATCTTCATTTATAAGAACAAAGGGGAAGACTGTAAGCCCATCCGAAAAAGTAATAACTTTTTTATCCTAGGTCGGGTGCTGCATAAGGGTGTGTTGCTCTGAGCTTGTCTTCTGCATGAAACGATTAAGGCCTATAAGCCAGTTAAGCCTAAAAATTGGCTTATGTCGATTAGTTGAAACAATGTTTGCAAAAGATAAGGCTCTAAGTTAGGATGAAGGTTTAGTTCTTTTGTTTTAGTGGTTTATGATTTGTGTTTGGGGGTTTTTGTTCAGGTTTAGGCTCTGGCGCACCATGCTCATTTGTAACAAGATATTCCTGGGGTTCAAATGAAAAGAAGTTGGGGGTGGGTAGACCTGGAAAAAAGAGGGAATACTCCCATATTCGCCAGCGAATCATATTGGCAGCTGGCAAATGAGCTCCTCCACTTAAGCTCTTGGAAACCTTATTAATGTAGCCATGGATATGAAAACATGCTAAATAGGAATTTTAATACTAATCGCCGGCTGTAGTTTCGTACTTGATCTTAATTCTTTTTAGAGTACGGAGATGAGACCTCGAGCTTCATATGTTGAAACCAAAATAAAGTTACAGTACAACATCagcacataaaatgaaaatattGGCATAGCCTCCTGGCAAGTGCTCTAAACATCGTGGACACATAATGCCTCCTCATTGCAATGAACTTTTTATACCACGGTTGGTTTTCATTAACTATTTTAGTAATCTGAGTGATTTTTCATGGATTATTTCATGTTGGAagaatttattattatttgtcAAATTTGTcggttttttagaaaaaaagacATGTTTCGTTACTGAAACTCACTGCAAAGGTCTGCATAACATTGAAAATACATTCCTTTTTGACTAATTGAATTGGCTAGCACACACATGACCAACATGGACTTCGACATCTAGGGTTGCCAATGGAACTAGAATGGCAAAACATTATCTTTGTAACTCCAGGATTGTGATAGTATTACTTTTACATTGTTACTCGGCACATAACAAATACAGTAGCTAATTAAGAAAAATTATCTGCCTAGAAGGCTCATGAATGAGCACATAATAGTTTCTCCACCTATCTTTCTTCCTGAATTCATATTTTGTTCGTGGTGTGACTTAGACCTTACAGGCTTAAACTATCACTATGTTATACTGTtgcgtttctttttttttttttcttttgtcagTATTTATGGCAGAACTATATACCCACTAGTCCTGGTCAGAAGGTTGCAGAAAGTACTTGATTCACTTGACTTGCCTTTAGTCTCTATTGAACTTGTTATCCTTCACATTATAGTTGACAAATTCCTGGTGGTGGAGTGGTCAGTGCACATTAGTGCAAACCCACCAACCTTGGTTCGATTCTCATCTCCTCTTAATCAAAGTGTGCACAATTTCTTACTGTTTATCTAGATTTTTTAAATCCTGTCGTCTATTATTTTATCCGTATATAAAAACCACTAGTACTTGCATATTCTACTTTAGCCTATTACAAATTTGCACAgtagtatcttttttttttggttcctgTTTGCAGAATGCAGTAGGTTAGGAATCTTTTATCTTCCTGCATTACCGTGCTGCTACCCTGAATTCTGATATTCGTTTTTTGTATGCACAGGACACGAGCACTGCTCAGTCCCATTATGGGAAAGGGAATTTTGCAGTTATGTTGGTGACATTTCTTGGAAGAGATTCTGTGAAAACAAGCAATATGTTGAAGTGTATAATAACCTAGAGCAATGGGATGATTCAGCGGCTTTTGAGAATTTTCAGAATGCAAAGGTGAGGTTCTGGGCTAATTATCACGGTCTACCTTCTGACATACCTTTGCCGGACCCTGATATGTATATCGATAAGGTCGACCACCGATGCAAAGTCGACCCTGAGTTGGTAGCTGACCTGGATAAGGAACGTCTACCACCATTTGACTCAGATAATAATTTGGTCCCAGCTACTGAGGCTGATAAGAAGTGTTCTCAGAACCAGTCTGGAAACTGGGACATCTATGTAGAAAAGCCAGCTCAAGTTAATACTTTGGAGGACAATTCAAGATCCAACTTGAGTTGGGGAGTGAAGCCTGAATCTTTCAATAAATGGGGTAATAGCAACTCCGGTTGGGGTCATGCTCTAGATAACCCCAGTTGGCGCAGTTCGAGCAATAACTGGTATTCATCAAATAACAGGAATAACTGCGATGGTGGATCCAACAACAGATACCAGGATCCAAGTAACATATCTGGGAGGAAAAGGAACAGTGGTGGACACATCCAGCAGAGAAACAATAAACAGAGGAGCCAGGTTGAGGGCTACCGAAGAAGCAGCTGGCAGGATCACAGAGGAAGAAATAGTGAATGGCGTCCACTACACAACCGGGCTTGCCAGGATGGTCAGGGAATAGAAGGTGGACTT comes from the Phragmites australis chromosome 22, lpPhrAust1.1, whole genome shotgun sequence genome and includes:
- the LOC133904945 gene encoding uncharacterized protein LOC133904945; this encodes MGGWNNRPWQARRHHDRSRRPSRPPLPPPDYGHEHCSVPLWEREFCSYVGDISWKRFCENKQYVEVYNNLEQWDDSAAFENFQNAKVRFWANYHGLPSDIPLPDPDMYIDKVDHRCKVDPELVADLDKERLPPFDSDNNLVPATEADKKCSQNQSGNWDIYVEKPAQVNTLEDNSRSNLSWGVKPESFNKWGNSNSGWGHALDNPSWRSSSNNWYSSNNRNNCDGGSNNRYQDPSNISGRKRNSGGHIQQRNNKQRSQVEGYRRSSWQDHRGRNSEWRPLHNRACQDGQGIEGGL